From a single Brassica napus cultivar Da-Ae chromosome C9, Da-Ae, whole genome shotgun sequence genomic region:
- the LOC106426074 gene encoding ubiquitin carboxyl-terminal hydrolase 23, whose product MEIQTGQDGSRAAVSSSSASAVFRKIEFHLARKPFNGFSNRGSDFKMETLNPSSSSNTNNRAFSSPSVKKVDSPDSLDRELTFTKTIRKIGAGLENLGNTCYLNSVLQCLTYTEPLAAYLQDVAHEQRCRVAGFCALCAMQRHVRTALQSTGRSLAPKYLVSNLRCVSQNFRKCRQEDAHEYMINLLECMHKCCLPSGVPSESSDAYRSSLVHQIFGGSLRSQVKCAQCSHCSDKFDPFLDLSLDISRADSLQRALLRFTAVELLDNGSKVYQCERCRQKVKAIKQLTVFKAPSVLTVHLKRFEPHRSEKIDKKVEFPSAIDMKPFVSGPYEGNLKYTLYGVLVHYGGSIHSGHYYCFVRTSSGMWYSLDDNEVIQASEKTVFNQKAYMLFYVRDRQNTAPKNPVTVAKKETSKESVAVNRASLIVSSNRNDQVNGSTVIKACSLNAPVANGTAPLRACDNGSPACLTPKDANAKDPPSSVEGKEILEGKNGTAPVKSSDQGAPAVLTQKDKDNQKDSMSSVEAKENLKMENSSAPPSESRDQGAPAVLTQKELSVVAANVTSPLRPCEQGDPAVLTPKDLNAKETQTNPPSSVERKENLERPCDVGAPVVLTQKDLINNKKEESLPQANGEGSLVKEDSTAACTMIPGKASPLLDGSTNTQILVNLPTSVAKAENSVDEKNSANNLNESDTSLKVKNDNSPMEEAVLDNQTLVHQSDESATESIKQTSAEKTLTTQRKTRKRNMKTLRVGLSSFKLALGVRKKRGRSRTLAVKGTSESKKRATDLERSTPLITSKAASGSACCLHGKGKSVSVDNERTRTSNGNMLLASPIVELKERTNQNGAVLASDQQQPLRSSDLSEASQNAKRKRDNSKEEQILLQKEQVTILTRGLPETVVAKWDEEVSASKKTGKSEGTRIGYVADEWDEEYDRGKKKKIRIKEEMYVGPNPFQAFASKKQQTDTKKKWTQGRNTAKTGFRI is encoded by the exons ATGGAGATCCAGACGGGTCAAGACGGATCTCGCGCCGCCGTTTCGTCCTCTTCCGCCTCCGCCGTTTTCAGAAAGATCGAGTTCCACCTCGCGAGGAAACCCTTCAACGGCTTCTCTAATCGCGGCTCCGATTTCAAGATGGAGACTTTGAATCCCTCCTCCTCATCTAACACTAACAACAGAGCGTTCTCGTCACCCTCCGTTAAGAAGGTGGACAGTCCCGATTCGTTGGATCGGGAGCTTACTTTCACCAAAACCATCCGCAAAATC GGTGCTGGTTTGGAGAATCTCGGGAACACATGTTATCTCAACTCGGTGTTGCAATGTTTGACGTACACTGAGCCTTTGGCTGCTTATCTGCAAGACGTCGCGCATGAGCAACGCT GCCGTGTGGCGGGGTTTTGTGCTTTATGTGCAATGCAGAGACATGTCAGGACTGCTCTTCAATCTACTGGCAGAAGCTTAGCACCTAAGTATTTGGTCTCTAACCTGCGAT GCGTATCCCAAAACTTCAGGAAATGTAGGCAGGAAGATGCACATGAGTACATGATCAATTTGCTGGAGTGTATGCACAAGTGTTGTCTGCCTTCTGGTGTACCTAGTGAATCCTCTGATGCTTACAGGAGTAGCTTGGTACATCAAATTTTTGGTGGTAGCCTCCGTAGTCAG gtGAAATGTGCACAATGTTCCCATTGCTCCGACAAGTTTGATCCATTTCTTGACCTGAGCCTAGACATTTCGAGGGCAGATTCATTGCAGAGAGCGCTTTTACGTTTCACTGCTGTTGAGCTCTTAGATAATGGTTCAAAGGTTTACCAATGTGAAAGATGCAGGCAGAAGGTTAAGGCTATAAAACAGCTTACTGTTTTCAAAGCACCCTCTGTTTTGACTGTACATCTCAAACGGTTTGAACCTCATAGATCCGAAAAAATCGACAAGAAAGTCGAGTTTCCCTCTGCGATCGACATGAAACCTTTCGTCAGTGGTCCATAT GAAGGTAATTTGAAGTACACTCTATATGGTGTGTTAGTTCATTATGGTGGAAGTATCCATTCTGGTCACTACTACTGCTTTGTTCGCACTTCAAGTGGCATGTGGTATTCCCTTGATGATAACGAG GTTATCCAAGCTAGTGAGAAGACTGTGTTCAACCAGAAGGCGTATATGCTTTTCTATGTTCGCGATAGACAAAATACAGCCCCAAAGAATCCAGTTACCGTGGCTAAGAAAGAAACTTCCAAAGAGAGCGTCGCCGTAAACAGAGCTTCTTTGATTGTATCTTCTAACAGAAATGATCAAGTTAATGGTTCAACAGTCATCAAAGCATGTAGTTTAAACGCTCCTGTTGCCAACGGTACTGCACCCTTGAGAGCGTGTGATAATGGCTCGCCTGCTTGCTTGACCCCAAAAGATGCGAATGCGAAAGATCCCCCAAGCAGTGTGGAGGGGAAAGAGATCCTGGAGGGGAAAAATGGTACAGCACCTGTGAAATCAAGTGATCAAGGTGCTCCTGCTGTCTTAACTCAAAAAGATAAAGATAATCAGAAAGATTCCATGAGCAGTGTGGAGGCAAAAGAGAACCTTAAGATGGAAAATAGTTCAGCACCACCCTCGGAATCACGTGATCAAGGTGCTCCTGCTGTCCTGACCCAAAAAGAGTTGAGCGTTGTTGCTGCCAATGTTACATCACCCTTGAGGCCATGTGAACAAGGTGATCCTGCTGTCTTGACTCCAAAAGATTTAAATGCCAAAGAGACTCAGACAAATCCCCCAAGCAGTGTGGAGAGAAAAGAGAACCTTGAGAGACCCTGTGATGTAGGTGCTCCAGTAGTCTTAACTCAGAAAGATTTAATTAATAACAAGAAGGAAGAGTCACTTCCACAGGCTAATGGGGAAGGATCTTTGGTAAAGGAGGACTCAACGGCTGCATGCACAATGATACCAGGAAAGGCTTCTCCTCTCCTGGATGGCAGCACAAACACTCAAATTCTTGTGAATTTGCCTACTTCTGTGGCTAAAGCTGAAAATAGCGTTGACGAGAAGAACTCTGCTAATAATTTGAACGAGTCTGACACTTCACTTAAG GTTAAAAATGATAATTCACCTATGGAAGAAGCTGTTCTTGATAATCAGACTTTGGTACATCAGTCGGATGAATCGGCAACAGAATCAATAAAGCAAACTTCTGCTGAGAAGACTCTCACCACACAAAGAAAGACTCGCAAGCGTAACATGAAAACCCTACGGGTGGGGTTATCATCTTTCAAGCTGGCACTTGGCGTTCGCAAAAAAAGGGGAAGATCAAGAACCTTAGCTGTTAAGGGTACTTCGGAGTCCAAGAAAAGAGCTACAGATCTAGAACGTTCCACTCCACTGATAACTAGCAAAGCTGCTTCTGGCTCTGCTTGCTGCTTGCATGGGAAGGGTAAAAGTGTCAGTGTCGATAATGAAAGGACAAGGACTAGTAATGGGAATATGCTGCTTGCCTCTCCAATCGTAGAGCTGAAGGAGAGAACTAATCAAAATGGTGCCGTTCTTGCGTCAGACCAACAACAACCGTTGAGGAGTTCGGACTTGTCTGAAGCAAGCCAAAACGCCAAAAGAAAGAGAGACAATtcaaaagaagaacaaatattGTTACAGAAAGAACAGGTGACCATTCTCACGAGGGGTTTGCCAGAGACAGTTG TTGCGAAATGGGACGAGGAAGTTTCAGCTTCTAAGAAGACGGGAAAGAGTGAAGGCACGAGAATTGGATATGTAGCAGATGAATG GGATGAAGAATATGACAGagggaagaaaaagaagataaggATCAAAGAGGAGATGTATGTAGGGCCGAACCCGTTCCAGGCGTTTGCATCGAAGAAACAACAAACGGATACAAAGAAGAAATGGACACAAGGCAGGAATACTGCAAAGACAGGCTTCCGGATATGA
- the LOC106426075 gene encoding 26S proteasome non-ATPase regulatory subunit 9, which yields MGGANLKAETMALMDKRAAMETEMNSIVERLCNPGGPGLSGNLVDSEGFPREDIDIPAVRAQRLRLAELRNEHSEITDKINVNIQILHSVRRPTSRASGPQERSLSGEVASLSQTSGFTVTSPAMDTSIPFAMVDEITESSPAAEDGLQLGDQVVKFGNVEGGDNLLPRLAAEAQANQGQAVSVGVIRQGAKLDLSVTPRVWQGRGLLGCHFRLV from the exons ATGGGTGGCGCGAATCTGAAAGCGGAGACGATGGCTCTGATGGATAAGAGAGCTGCCATGGAGACGGAAATGAACTCGATCGTAGAACGTCTCTGCAATCCCGGTGGTCCTGGTCTCTCCGGCAATCTCGTCGACTCGGAG GGGTTCCCTCGGGAAGATATCGACATTCCGGCGGTTAGAGCTCAGCGCCTTCGTCTTGCTG AGTTACGAAATGAGCACAGCGAGATAACGGACAAGATCAATGTGAACATTCAAATTCTTCATTCAGTGAGGAGGCCTACCTCCAGAGCTTCGG GTCCACAAGAAAGAAGTTTGTCTGGTGAAGTGGCTTCCTTATCGCAGACATCCGGCTTCACTGTTACTTCCCCTGCCATGGATACTAGTATTCCCTTTGCCATGGTTGACGAGATAACCGAGTCATCTCCAGCAGCGGAGGATGGGTTGCAGCTTGGAGATCAGGTTGTTAAATTTGGCAACGTGGAAGGTGGTGACAATCTGTTGCCTAGGCTTGCCGCTGAAGCTCAAGCTAACCAGGGACAAGCAGTTTCTGTGGGAGTTATAAGGCAAGGTGCGAAACTAGATTTATCTGTCACCCCGAGGGTATGGCAAGGCAGAGGTCTATTGGG GTGCCATTTCCGTTTGGTATGA
- the LOC106426085 gene encoding LOW QUALITY PROTEIN: protein MULTIPOLAR SPINDLE 1 (The sequence of the model RefSeq protein was modified relative to this genomic sequence to represent the inferred CDS: substituted 1 base at 1 genomic stop codon), whose protein sequence is MGLCVASPIALPRKESKSKSLSSRKLKHFCFLSXKKKINSSVTEAEDHMEKEKEESLRLAIAVSLLRSKIQNRLSSSSTSLCDAPSETDPLRWKQKNRRSSSSTSRCGAPPSDTDALRWKQKAKERKKEIISLQEDLKDAESCDLFPANASCKCYFFDNLGEFSGRRIGEASEPRFNDALRRRFFRIARIRGRRKSTRPSQRLRLSGLLTSEPEYEDKAEQLRISIDFLLELSQAADSSASYFRNWSHQAVDFILASLKKLISMGRTLESVEESISFMITQLIARMCTPFKGNEVKQLETSVGLYVQHLIRKLGSDPYIGQRAIFAISQRISILAENLLVMDPFDESFPEMDECMFILIQLIEFLISDYLLSWAENEAFETVVFEEWISSVVHTRKAVAALEERNGLYLLFMDRVTGELAKRVGQVTSFREVEPAILDKILAYPE, encoded by the exons ATGGGCCTCTGTGTAGCATCACCAATAGCTCTCCCGCGCAAGGAATCGAAATCGAAATCATTATCATCCcgaaaattaaaacatttttgctttctttcttaaaaaaaaaaaattaattcgaGCGTCACTGAAGCAGAAGATCAcatggagaaggagaaggaagagtcACTGAGACTGGCGATCGCCGTTTCTCTCCTACGATCGAAGATCCAGAACCGTCTATCTTCTTCCTCTACTTCTCTCTGCGATGCTCCCTCCGAAACCGATCCTCTTCGCTGGAAGCAGAAGAACCGTCGATCGTCTTCCTCTACTTCTCGTTGCGGTGCTCCTCCCTCCGACACTGATGCTCTTCGATGGAAGCAGAAG GCgaaagagaggaagaaagagattATCAGTCTCCAGGAAGATCTCAAGGATGCTGaaa GTTGTGATTTGTTCCCAGCGAATGCTTCTTGCAAGTGTTATTTCTTTGATAATTTGGGAGAATTCAGCGGCAGGCGCATTGGAGAGGCCTCTGAACCGAGGTTTAACGATGCTCTTCGTCGTAGATTTTTCAGAATAG CAAGGATAAGGGGAAGAAGGAAATCAACTCGACCATCTCAAAGATTGCGGCTTTCAG GACTCTTGACTTCAGAACCTGAATATGAAGACAAAGCAGAGCAGCTAAggatatctattgattttctcCTGGAACTGTCCCAAGCAGCGGACTCCAGT GCCTCTTATTTCAGGAACTGGTCACATCAGGCTGTAGATTTCATATTAG CTTCACTGAAGAAGCTGATATCGATGGGGAGAACCTTGGAATCTGTTGAAGAATCTATTAGTTTCATGATTACACAGTTGATCGCAAGAATGTGCACTCCCTTTAAAGGAAATG AGGTGAAACAACTAGAAACTAGTGTTGGGTTATATGTCCAACATTTGATCCGTAAACTGGGAAGTGATCCATACATTGGACAGCGTGCAATATTTGCTATTTCTCAGAGAATATCTATTTTAGCCGAGAACTTACTGGTCATGGACCCGTTTGATGAATCATTCCCAGAGATGGATGAGTGCATGTTTATATT GATACAGTTAATTGAGTTCCTGATAAGTGACTATTTGTTATCGTGGGCAGAGAATGAAGCATTTGAAACTG TTGTGTTTGAGGAGTGGATATCATCAGTTGTCCACACGAGGAAAGCAGTAGCTGCGTTGGAAGAAAGAAACGGGTTGTATCTTCTTTTCATGGACCGAGTCACAGGGGAGTTAGCTAAACGAGTTGGTCAAGTCACATCTTTCAGGGAGGTCGAGCCAGCCATTTTGGACAAAATCTTAGCCTACCCAGAATGA
- the LOC106425992 gene encoding reticulon-like protein B21, translating into MDPNSRTRRIGVGGAVVAAGSVWEARMQSDDEASVNNAIVKATHLQAVDGGDKNCNKQMSLKEGVNGKRPAWKTDVKLARPRSIGATPPAVTTPRRSIGTTPPMTPRRSISSESSDKSLTLSVAVKKARSDSVEGGEKTPGRVKKIRSELCKAIVKSGELDTVALRKVSSLPAQSSEKTNEKTEDVDLKTEETVDEKKQITEEKVKDLDVCQEIAVFADSKEDEQIDSGDHEEEEEEEEKEVEKKSVDVKEMNAPKEDSKNRVVDVEIKKYSQSHNRVASSPSAVRKIPPPVIKRAASVYTVPPSTGTFAEKEENFTHSQSKLQSLVDLVMWRDASRSALVFGLGTFLIVSSSYANDLHFSFISVVAYMGLIYLGVMFVFKAVIRRGVVDEEERHKGVGVREEDVKRMLGVVMPYLNESLLQLRALFSGDPSTTLKMGVVLFVLARCGSSITLWNLAKFGFLGAFTVPKIFISYSTHFSAYGNFWVRRFRDAWESCNHKKAVALALFTLVWNLSSVVARVWAAFMLFVAFRYYQQKMIWTTDQDGDDDDEEHVDDDHVEEELVPKPIHKPKRATYTMMPNKLKKIS; encoded by the exons ATGGACCCAAACAGCAGAACAAGAAGAATTGGCGTTGGAGGAGCCGTTGTAGCTGCAGGCTCTGTTTGGGAAGCGAGAATGCAGAGCGACGACGAAGCTAGTGTTAATAACGCCATCGTCAAGGCCACTCATCTCCAAGCTGTCGACGGAGGAGACAAGAATTGTAACAAGCAGATGAGCTTAAAGGAGGGGGTTAACGGAAAGCGACCCGCATGGAAGACAGATGTGAAGCTCGCGAGGCCGAGATCGATTGGTGCTACTCCTCCTGCGGTGACGACGCCGAGGAGGTCCATTGGTACTACTCCTCCGATGACGCCGAGGAGATCGATCTCTAGCGAGTCAAGTGATAAGAGTTTGACTTTGTCGGTGGCGGTGAAGAAGGCGAGATCTGATTCCGTAGAAGGAGGTGAGAAGACTCCGGGTCGGGTTAAGAAGATCCGATCGGAGCTTTGTAAGGCGATCGTAAAGTCCGGTGAGTTAGATACAGTTGCGTTGAGGAAAGTGAGCTCATTGCCAGCTCAGAGCTCGGAGAAAACTAATGAGAAAACAGAGGATGTAGATTTAAAAACAGAGGAGACCGTTGACGAAAAGAAGCAGATCACAGAGGAGAAAGTCAAAGATCTCGATGTCTGTCAGGAGATAGCCGTCTTCGCTGATTCGAAGGAAGATGAGCAGATTGACAGTGGCGAtcacgaggaagaagaagaggaggaggagaaagaagtggagaagaagAGTGTTGATGTAAAAGAGATGAATGCCCCCAAGGAGGATAGCAAAAACAGAGTTGTTGATGTTGAGATTAAAAAGTACAGTCAATCTCACAACAGAGTAGCTTCATCTCCCTCCGCCGTCCGTAAAATTCCGCCGCCGGTGATAAAAAGGGCAGCTTCCGTTTATACTGTCCCACCAAGCACAG GTACATTTGCTGAGAAAGAAGAGAACTTTACTCATTCGCAGAGCAAATTACAGAGTctcg TGGATCTTGTGATGTGGAGAGATGCATCAAGGTCGGCACTTGTGTTCGGCCTCGGAACATTCCTCATTGTCTCTTCTTCATACGCCAATGATCTCCACTTCAG CTTCATATCAGTGGTAGCGTATATGGGACTCATCTACCTTGGCGTCATGTTCGTATTCAAAGCTGTGATCCGCAG GGGAGTAGTGGACGAGGAAGAGAGGCATAAAGGAGTTGGGgtgagagaagaagatgtgaagaGGATGCTCGGAGTAGTAATGCCTTACCTCAACGAGTCTCTGCTTCAACTCAGAGCCCTTTTCTCTGGCGATCCTTCCACCACACTCAAG ATGGGAGTGGTGTTGTTCGTCTTGGCGAGGTGTGGCTCTTCTATCACTCTTTGGAACCTTGCCAAATTTG GCTTCCTTGGAGCATTCACAGTACCTAAAATCTTCATCTCCTACTCAACACATTTCTCTGCTTACG GGAATTTTTGGGTGAGGAGATTCAGGGACGCATGGGAATCGTGCAACCACAAAAAGGCAGTGGCTTTGGCACTCTTCACCCTCGTTTGGAATCTCTCATCCGTCGTTGCTCGTGTCTGGGCAGCATTCATGTTATTCGTAGCCTTTAGATACTATCAGCAGAAGATGATCTGGACAACTGATCAAGATGGTGATGATGACGATGAGGAACATGTAGACGACGACCATGTTGAAGAAGAACTAGTTCCTAAACCCATTCATAAACCCAAAAGAGCTACTTACACGATGATGCCTAATAAACTCAAGAAAATTTCTTGA
- the LOC106426086 gene encoding F-box protein SKIP1-like: protein MSENEKKKEKKPFMDDWGGLAPEILTNIISRLTIQERWTGPMFVRKSWLAVCRDPYLWSSFDLEPWFESYPESTQWWSPDFERKIGSMLRSVVDWSDGGLTEIRVRHCSDHALSYAAERCPNLEALAVRSSPHVTDASMAKVAFRCRSLKELDISYCHEISHDALVMIGRNCPNLTTLKRNLMDWSDSSRQIGSVVPTEYFDACPQDGDTEAEAIGKHMMNLERLEIRFSRLSAKGLAWVCEGCPKLEYLDLFGCVHLSSRDIANNVSRLKGIKEVKKPDVYVPRSEPVVAQTERYGHWRLYDERFDIQSMRI from the exons ATGTCTGAAaacgaaaaaaagaaagaaaagaaaccttTTATGGACGATTGGGGAGGATTGGCTCCAGAGATACTCACCAACATCATCTCACGGCTCACGATCCAGGAGCGATGGACAGGACCGATGTTCGTACGAAAATCGTGGCTTGCCGTTTGCAGAGATCCGTATCTCTGGTCTTCCTTCGATCTGGAGCCATGGTTCGAGTCGTATCCCGAGTCGACTCAGTGGTGGTCTCCTGATTTCGAACGGAAGATTGGCTCGATGCTCCGATCAGTCGTTGATTGGAGCGACGGAGGTCTCACCGAGATCCGCGTCCGCCATTGCAGCGATCACGCTCTCTCTTACGCTGCTGAAAG ATGTCCGAATCTCGAGGCTCTCGCGGTTAGAAGCAGCCCTCACGTGACGGACGCATCTATGGCGAAGGTAGCGTTTCGTTGCAGGAGTCTAAAGGAGCTAGATATCAGTTACTGTCACGAGATATCCCACGACGCGCTTGTGATGATCGGTAGAAACTGTCCCAACCTCACGACGCTGAAACGCAACCTTATGGATTGGTCTGATTCGTCTCGGCAAATCGGCTCTGTTGTTCCTACAGAGTATTTTGACGCTTGTCCTCAAGACGGAGACACGGAAGCTGAGGCGATCGGGAAACATATGATGAATCTAGAGCGTTTGGAGATTCGGTTCTCTAGATTGTCTGCGAAAGGACTCGCTTGGGTATGTGAGGGTTGTCCGAAGCTAGAGTACTTGGACTTGTTTGGGTGTGTGCATTTGTCAAGCCGTGATATTGCAAACAATGTGTCAAGGCTGAAGGGGATTAAGGAGGTGAAGAAGCCAGATGTTTATGTGCCGAGGTCAGAGCCTGTGGTGGCTCAGACGGAGAGATACGGACATTGGAGACTCTATGACGAGAGATTTGATATACAATCCATGAGGATCTGA
- the BNAC09G33490D gene encoding uncharacterized protein BNAC09G33490D has product MNRTPPNPNPFEDPKVRLRHHSLMQDYQELHMDTEAMRKKIQTMRARKATLIAEVRFLRRRYRHLRQDQPVMHPPDVKKGRGRSKSKTQVSSPNKRSEAETKHVTLPDLNHSVNETKTSLEKRVPLFDLNQISGEEEEEREAMNNERTRVQESSSCTRKSSTEMPQQQKEMKLSSCRNGGNGSNKRKVSWQDPVAAAALRV; this is encoded by the exons ATGAATCGAACTCCTCCCAACCCTAATCCTTTTGAGGATCCGAAAGTCAGACTTAGGCATCACAGCCTTATGCAAGATTATCAAGAACTGCATATG GATACTGAAGCAATGCGAAAGAAGATACAGACTATGCGAGCGAGAAAGGCAACACTAATAGCCGAAGTCCG ATTTCTTCGGCGGAGATACAGACATTTGAGACAAGACCAGCCTGTTATGCATCCACCAGATGTTAAAAAGGGTAGAGGAAGATCGAAGAGTAAAACGCAAGTGTCGTCTCCTAATAAGAGAAGTGAAGCAGAAACCAAACATGTTACACTTCCCGACTTAAACCACTCGGTAAACGAAACCAAAACCAGTCTTGAGAAGAGAGTTCCGTTGTTTGATCTAAACCAGATATCT ggagaagaagaggaagaaagagaggCAATGAACAATGAGAGAACGAGAGTGCAAGAAAGTAGTTCATGTACGAGAAAGAGCAGCACCGAGATGCCGCAGCAGCAGAAAGAGATGAAGCTATCGTCTTGCAGGAACGGAGGAAACGGATCAAATAAGAGGAAAGTTTCGTGGCAAGATCCTGTTGCCGCAGCAGCTCTCAGAGTCTAA